One Arthrobacter sp. StoSoilB19 DNA window includes the following coding sequences:
- a CDS encoding histidine kinase, whose product MELRHKAYHWLRVNTFRVDLVLMLALLLFCGPVYLIADRPWHFVLSSALVVPLAWRRTRPVPAAGAIVLASLALWASGLEPLAGLMAVPLIIYAVAAYGPAWASRSVLGLGLLGGVLLTTRNLSSTAQTGVLGLTISAVYTVLIWMLVLFSWTLGDLTRVRRQQLQTLADRARRLETEQQQERSLAAADERAHIAREMHDIVAHSLSVIITQSDGARYAAAANPAVATETLATVAATARESLAEMRRLLGVLRHGDESTTRPLPGLVDLDELFLGFRSAGLPLDVEQLGSPRRTLPPGAELTAYRVLQESLTNVLKHAGPRARARVLVRWQPRGLQLEVHDDGRGAAAHPAVGAGEDGGNGLRGMRERISLYDGSLAARPAAGGGFQVSAFLPYTEA is encoded by the coding sequence GTGGAATTACGGCACAAGGCTTATCACTGGCTCCGGGTCAACACCTTCCGGGTGGACCTGGTCCTCATGCTGGCGCTCCTGCTTTTCTGCGGCCCGGTGTACCTCATCGCGGACCGACCCTGGCACTTCGTGCTGTCGAGCGCACTGGTGGTGCCGCTGGCATGGCGACGCACCCGGCCGGTGCCCGCGGCGGGCGCCATTGTGCTGGCATCTCTGGCGTTGTGGGCGTCCGGGCTGGAGCCCCTGGCGGGATTGATGGCTGTTCCGCTGATCATCTATGCCGTTGCCGCCTACGGTCCTGCCTGGGCCAGCCGGTCGGTCCTTGGCCTGGGCCTGCTGGGCGGCGTGCTGCTGACCACCCGAAACCTCAGCAGCACGGCCCAAACGGGCGTGCTGGGCCTCACCATCAGTGCCGTGTACACCGTACTGATCTGGATGCTGGTGTTGTTCAGTTGGACCCTCGGGGACTTGACACGCGTCCGCCGTCAGCAGCTGCAGACCCTCGCGGACCGTGCCCGTCGGCTCGAAACCGAACAACAGCAGGAACGCTCCCTGGCCGCCGCCGATGAACGCGCCCACATTGCCCGTGAGATGCACGACATCGTGGCGCATTCCCTGTCCGTGATCATCACCCAGTCCGACGGTGCACGATACGCCGCGGCAGCCAACCCTGCCGTGGCCACGGAAACGCTGGCCACCGTCGCCGCCACGGCACGGGAATCGTTGGCGGAAATGCGCCGACTGCTGGGTGTGCTGCGGCACGGCGATGAGTCCACCACCCGCCCGTTGCCCGGACTTGTGGACCTCGATGAGCTGTTCCTGGGGTTCCGTTCGGCCGGCCTGCCGCTGGACGTCGAACAGCTGGGATCGCCGCGGCGCACCCTGCCTCCGGGCGCCGAACTCACGGCATACCGGGTCCTCCAGGAATCCCTGACGAACGTCCTCAAGCATGCAGGTCCGCGGGCCCGGGCCCGGGTTTTGGTGCGGTGGCAGCCACGCGGGCTGCAGCTCGAAGTGCACGACGACGGCCGGGGCGCTGCTGCCCATCCGGCGGTGGGTGCCGGGGAAGACGGCGGTAACGGGCTGCGGGGCATGCGGGAACGGATCAGCCTTTACGATGGTTCGTTGGCGGCCCGCCCGGCCGCGGGCGGGGGCTTCCAGGTTTCGGCCTTCCTTCCCTACACCGAGGCTTGA